The Apium graveolens cultivar Ventura chromosome 11, ASM990537v1, whole genome shotgun sequence genome has a window encoding:
- the LOC141695074 gene encoding uncharacterized protein LOC141695074, whose protein sequence is MSHSLLPSTAIGVAVAQLPISNKINNGVPNASYLKTVASQSQLSQDCRPVHRSSRRGTTLGLGGLVLGLVQVASDGCANAAGRRAPPPPPEEKKDPSINGVTAKVLASKKRKEAMKESIARLKEKGKAITNPSQ, encoded by the exons ATGAGTCATTCACTCCTTCCTTCGACAGCAATTGGTGTTGCGGTTGCACAACTGCCCATCTCAAACAAGATTAATAATGGTGTTCCCAATGCGAGTTATCTCAAAACTGTTGCTTCTCAGTCTCAACTGTCTCAGGATTGCAGGCCTGTTCATCGCAGCAGCAG GAGGGGTACTACATTAGGATTGGGTGGTTTGGTGTTGGGGTTGGTACAGGTAGCTTCTGATGGATGTGCAAATGCAGCTGGTCGACGAGCTCCACCACCGCCACCCGAGGAGAAAAAAGATCCAAGCATAAATGGTGTAACGGCCAAAGTTCTTGCTAGTAAGAAACGAAAGGAAGCAATGAAAGAATCTATAGCCAGGCTTAAAGAAAAGGGCAAAGCCATCACCAACCCATCTCAATAG